In the genome of Fulvivirga maritima, one region contains:
- the ccoN gene encoding cytochrome-c oxidase, cbb3-type subunit I: MELEKFSYDNKIVRAFIIATVVFGLVGMLVGLTAAIQLFYPIFNFDTPYTTFGRIRPLHTNAVIFAFVGNAMFAGIYYSLQRLLKARMFSDALSWINFWGWQLIILAAAISLPLGFTTSKEYAELEWPIDIAITIIWVVFGINMIGTIIKRREKHMYVAIWFYIATFVTVAVLHVVNSFELPVGFMKSYSWYAGVQDALVQWWYGHNAVAFFLTTPYLGLMYYYLPKAANRPVYSYKLSIIHFWSLIFIYIWAGPHHLLYTSLPDWAQSLGTVFSIMLIAPSWGGMLNGLLTLRGAWDKVREDPVLKFMVVAVTAYGMATFEGPMLSLKNVNAIGHFTDWIIAHVHIGGLGWNGFLTFGMLYWLVPKMWGTKLFSTKLANVHFWIGTLGIIFYALPLYVAGITQSLMWKEFNPDGFLEYKNFLETVVQILPMYMLRAVGGGLYLIGAIMMTFNLIQTAKKGSFIASEEAAAAPLEKHKVQKGGHWHSVLERKPVLFTVLTAVAILIGGIIEMVPTFLIKSNVPTISSVKPYSPLELQGRDLYIREGCVSCHSQMVRPFRSETERYGEYSKAGEYVYDHPFLWGSKRTGPDLHRVGGKYPNSWHYYHMLDPSAVSAGSIMPPYPWLFENTIDKSTTADKISAMRTLGVPYEEGYEDIANDVLDEQAELIAKSLKEQDGIEVMPETEIVALIAYLQRLGTDITVKTESQSSELEESNE, from the coding sequence ATGGAACTTGAGAAATTCAGCTATGATAATAAAATCGTGCGAGCGTTTATCATAGCTACTGTAGTTTTTGGACTGGTAGGAATGCTGGTGGGGCTTACGGCTGCCATTCAGCTTTTTTATCCCATTTTTAATTTTGATACTCCATATACTACATTTGGTCGTATCAGGCCTCTTCACACTAATGCAGTAATCTTTGCATTTGTGGGTAATGCTATGTTTGCAGGTATTTACTATTCCCTGCAGCGCTTGCTTAAAGCCCGCATGTTTTCAGATGCACTGAGCTGGATTAACTTTTGGGGCTGGCAATTGATAATTTTAGCAGCTGCTATATCATTGCCTTTAGGATTTACCACATCAAAAGAATATGCCGAGCTGGAATGGCCTATTGACATCGCCATTACCATTATTTGGGTGGTGTTCGGTATTAACATGATTGGTACTATTATTAAAAGAAGAGAAAAACACATGTATGTAGCCATTTGGTTCTACATTGCTACTTTCGTTACGGTAGCTGTGCTGCATGTTGTTAACTCTTTTGAGCTGCCTGTTGGCTTTATGAAAAGTTACAGCTGGTATGCAGGTGTTCAGGATGCTTTAGTACAATGGTGGTATGGTCACAATGCGGTGGCTTTCTTCCTTACTACTCCTTACCTGGGCCTCATGTATTACTACTTGCCTAAGGCAGCCAATAGACCTGTATACTCATACAAGTTGTCTATTATTCACTTTTGGTCGCTCATATTTATCTATATCTGGGCAGGACCTCACCACTTACTTTATACTTCATTGCCAGATTGGGCACAGTCATTAGGTACAGTTTTCTCAATTATGCTTATTGCTCCAAGTTGGGGAGGTATGTTAAATGGTTTACTTACTTTAAGAGGTGCTTGGGATAAAGTACGAGAAGATCCCGTTTTGAAATTTATGGTAGTAGCAGTTACCGCATATGGTATGGCTACTTTCGAAGGACCTATGCTTTCGCTTAAAAACGTAAATGCTATTGGCCACTTCACTGACTGGATTATTGCTCACGTACACATTGGAGGTTTAGGATGGAATGGTTTCCTTACTTTCGGTATGCTTTATTGGTTAGTACCTAAAATGTGGGGCACCAAGTTATTCTCTACTAAATTGGCTAACGTACACTTCTGGATAGGTACTTTAGGTATCATCTTCTATGCGTTACCATTATATGTAGCAGGTATCACTCAGAGTTTAATGTGGAAAGAATTTAACCCTGATGGATTCTTAGAATATAAAAACTTCCTTGAAACAGTAGTTCAGATTCTTCCTATGTACATGCTTAGAGCCGTAGGTGGAGGATTATACTTAATAGGTGCTATTATGATGACCTTTAACTTAATCCAAACTGCTAAGAAAGGTAGCTTTATTGCAAGCGAAGAAGCTGCTGCAGCTCCTTTAGAAAAGCACAAAGTACAAAAAGGTGGCCACTGGCACAGTGTATTAGAAAGAAAACCAGTTTTATTTACTGTACTTACCGCTGTAGCTATATTAATAGGTGGTATAATAGAAATGGTACCTACATTCTTAATTAAGAGTAACGTACCTACCATCAGCAGTGTGAAACCTTATTCACCTCTGGAGCTACAAGGTAGAGATTTATATATAAGAGAAGGTTGTGTAAGCTGTCACTCACAAATGGTAAGACCATTCCGTTCAGAAACAGAGCGTTATGGTGAATACTCAAAAGCAGGTGAATATGTTTATGATCACCCATTCCTGTGGGGATCTAAGAGAACAGGTCCTGATTTGCACAGAGTGGGAGGGAAATACCCTAACAGCTGGCACTATTACCACATGCTGGACCCTTCAGCAGTATCAGCCGGATCTATCATGCCTCCGTATCCTTGGTTATTTGAAAATACCATTGATAAGTCTACCACAGCAGATAAAATTAGTGCTATGCGTACACTTGGAGTGCCTTATGAAGAAGGTTATGAAGATATTGCTAACGACGTTTTAGATGAACAAGCTGAGCTTATAGCTAAGAGCTTGAAGGAGCAGGATGGCATAGAAGTAATGCCAGAGACTGAAATTGTGGCCCTTATTGCTTACTTACAGCGATTAGGTACTGACATTACCGTAAAAACGGAATCTCAATCATCAGAATTAGAAGAATCAAACGAGTAA
- a CDS encoding cbb3-type cytochrome c oxidase N-terminal domain-containing protein has protein sequence MSRILYTLKRPLIAMMLLLIGQQAWAQESASSGGTTSVYFYIVVGFVFVTALIVLRVAMIILRLLRFMVKDQARKQAEARGEVFEEPVKKDWWSKFLTQANDAVPIEEEEAIILDHNYDGIRELDNHLPPWWKGIFYVSIVFAISYLAVYHVFGTMPLPSEEYAIEMNEAQEAALARQANMPKSNIDETNVELVTDPALLSKGKQVFINNCAACHREDGGGGIGPNLTDEYWLHGGGIHNIFATIKHGVPEKGMISWEPLLSPTQMQNVASFVISLAGSNPDNAKDPQGELYESGEEVETQDNAVDSTAVEVDSVAASTAQAAL, from the coding sequence ATGAGTAGAATTTTATATACATTAAAAAGACCATTGATCGCCATGATGCTGCTCCTTATAGGGCAGCAGGCATGGGCTCAAGAGAGTGCTTCTTCGGGTGGTACCACGTCTGTATACTTTTATATAGTTGTAGGGTTTGTTTTTGTTACAGCTCTAATTGTGTTAAGAGTAGCCATGATTATTCTCAGGTTGCTCAGGTTTATGGTGAAAGACCAAGCCAGAAAGCAGGCAGAAGCCCGCGGTGAAGTATTTGAAGAGCCAGTGAAGAAAGACTGGTGGAGTAAATTCCTTACTCAGGCTAATGATGCAGTGCCTATTGAGGAAGAAGAAGCTATTATTCTTGATCATAATTATGATGGCATCCGTGAGCTAGATAACCATTTACCACCATGGTGGAAAGGTATATTCTATGTGAGTATTGTATTTGCAATTAGTTATTTGGCTGTTTATCATGTGTTTGGTACTATGCCATTACCATCAGAGGAGTATGCTATAGAAATGAACGAAGCTCAGGAAGCTGCTTTGGCCAGACAGGCCAATATGCCTAAGAGCAATATAGATGAGACAAATGTGGAGCTGGTTACAGATCCTGCATTATTAAGCAAAGGAAAGCAAGTATTTATAAATAACTGTGCAGCCTGTCATAGAGAAGATGGTGGTGGAGGAATAGGTCCTAACCTTACAGATGAGTACTGGTTGCATGGTGGTGGTATACATAACATATTCGCTACTATAAAACATGGTGTTCCTGAAAAAGGTATGATCTCTTGGGAACCATTGCTTTCTCCTACTCAGATGCAGAACGTTGCTTCTTTTGTGATCAGTCTGGCAGGTTCAAATCCTGATAATGCTAAGGATCCTCAGGGAGAACTTTACGAATCTGGAGAAGAGGTAGAAACACAGGATAATGCTGTGGATTCTACTGCTGTTGAGGTAGACTCTGTAGCTGCCTCTACTGCACAAGCTGCTTTATAA
- the ccoG gene encoding cytochrome c oxidase accessory protein CcoG, with product MSKQASLDNLYEYDEEFKDTIATVDAQGKRVWVYPKKPSGHYHNRRIVVTVILLSILFSGPFIRINGRPFLLLNIFERKFVILGQAFWPQDFFLLALLLITFFVFVILFTVIFGRVWCGWACPQTLFLEMVFRKIEYWIDGDANKQRKLKKAPWNAEKIRKRVLKHAIFIIISLMISHTVMAYLIGIEQVKQIVSQPPSEHLAGFIGLMAFTGIFYGVFSWFREQACVAVCPYGRLQGVLLDKKSIAVMYDWVRGEPRGKLKKKQEEAPKGDCIDCKLCVHACPTGIDIRNGTQLECVNCTACIDACNEVMQKVNLPTGLIRYSSYEAVEKGKQKIFTKRAAAYSVVLVLLLSFFGFSLATRSEIETTVLKVPGQLYQRTDDGHITNLYNIQFVNKTFEDMTLELKVEDEPDAEISKVGAGDQLVPSNGLSEGVYFYKNAI from the coding sequence ATGAGTAAGCAGGCTAGTTTGGATAACCTCTATGAATATGATGAGGAGTTTAAAGATACCATTGCCACTGTAGATGCGCAAGGTAAGCGTGTATGGGTGTATCCTAAAAAGCCATCGGGCCACTATCATAATAGACGAATAGTAGTTACTGTAATATTGCTCAGTATACTATTTTCAGGCCCTTTTATTAGAATTAACGGAAGACCATTTCTATTACTTAATATTTTTGAGCGCAAGTTTGTAATCCTGGGCCAGGCTTTCTGGCCCCAGGATTTTTTCCTTTTAGCGCTTTTACTGATCACATTTTTCGTTTTTGTGATCTTGTTTACAGTAATTTTTGGTCGTGTATGGTGCGGATGGGCATGCCCTCAGACACTATTTTTAGAAATGGTATTTCGCAAAATAGAGTACTGGATAGATGGAGATGCCAATAAGCAAAGGAAGTTGAAAAAGGCTCCCTGGAATGCCGAGAAAATAAGAAAGAGAGTTCTTAAGCATGCTATTTTCATTATTATTTCTTTAATGATATCTCATACTGTGATGGCCTATCTAATAGGTATAGAGCAGGTGAAACAAATAGTAAGCCAGCCTCCATCAGAGCATTTGGCCGGTTTTATAGGGCTAATGGCTTTCACAGGCATATTTTATGGTGTGTTCTCATGGTTTAGAGAGCAAGCATGTGTTGCAGTTTGTCCTTATGGCAGGCTTCAGGGCGTGTTATTAGATAAAAAATCTATAGCTGTAATGTATGACTGGGTAAGAGGTGAGCCTAGAGGTAAGTTAAAGAAGAAACAGGAAGAAGCGCCTAAAGGTGATTGCATTGACTGTAAACTTTGTGTACATGCTTGTCCTACAGGCATCGATATCAGAAACGGCACTCAGCTAGAATGTGTGAACTGTACCGCTTGTATAGATGCTTGTAATGAAGTGATGCAGAAAGTGAATCTGCCTACAGGTTTAATTCGCTATTCTTCTTATGAGGCAGTAGAAAAGGGTAAGCAAAAGATCTTTACCAAAAGAGCAGCAGCTTATTCAGTGGTTTTGGTGCTATTATTGAGCTTTTTTGGTTTTTCTTTAGCCACCAGGTCAGAAATAGAAACTACAGTGTTGAAGGTGCCAGGACAGCTCTACCAGCGTACTGATGATGGTCATATTACCAACTTGTATAATATTCAGTTCGTCAATAAGACGTTCGAAGACATGACGCTTGAGTTAAAGGTGGAAGATGAACCTGATGCTGAAATCTCCAAAGTAGGAGCAGGAGATCAGTTAGTACCTTCCAATGGTCTTTCAGAAGGGGTGTATTTTTATAAAAATGCCATCTGA
- a CDS encoding FixH family protein: MNWGTRIVIVFVCFVALIATMITICMRQDVSLVAQDYYVQEIAYQDQIDRIKNASSLGGDQLLVDYDRGSSVLSLNIPNKTISNGEIHFFRPSDASLDKKYIIRLDESGAQNFDLTTFKKGLWKVKINWNRDGKEYYEEQSIVI; the protein is encoded by the coding sequence ATGAACTGGGGAACAAGAATAGTTATTGTATTTGTGTGCTTTGTAGCACTTATAGCTACTATGATTACCATTTGCATGAGGCAAGATGTAAGCTTGGTAGCGCAGGACTATTATGTGCAGGAAATTGCTTATCAGGATCAGATTGATCGTATTAAAAATGCGAGTAGTCTGGGCGGAGATCAGCTGTTAGTAGATTATGATAGGGGCAGTTCTGTATTATCATTAAATATTCCTAATAAAACTATTAGTAATGGTGAGATCCATTTTTTCAGACCATCAGATGCTTCTTTAGATAAGAAGTACATCATTAGGCTTGATGAAAGCGGAGCTCAAAATTTTGACCTTACGACCTTTAAAAAAGGTCTTTGGAAGGTTAAAATCAACTGGAATAGAGATGGTAAGGAATATTATGAGGAGCAAAGTATAGTTATTTAA
- a CDS encoding sulfite exporter TauE/SafE family protein yields the protein MLSGFLAGFIGSVHCAVMCGPLSMAVNGQRNFLQQFIYNSGRLTTYVLLGVTFGLLGRGLSIFGWQQALSVVMGIVVIIFALFPRYQHKLLQSPMYGKIIQPLRKNLQKVLKSKNPFTYFVIGMLNGLLPCGLVYMVLSVSVATGTIQGGALVMLGFGLGTWPMMFGITRLLSFIKSQKAFSIQYVIPSLALIMGALLILRGLSLNIPYVSPVVSTLGLDWGIPGCSMP from the coding sequence ATGTTATCTGGATTTTTGGCAGGTTTTATAGGTAGTGTTCATTGTGCTGTTATGTGTGGACCTTTATCCATGGCAGTGAATGGTCAGCGTAATTTTTTGCAGCAATTCATCTATAATTCAGGCCGATTAACCACGTATGTTTTACTGGGTGTGACTTTTGGTTTATTAGGTCGTGGTTTATCTATTTTTGGCTGGCAGCAAGCGCTGTCAGTAGTGATGGGAATCGTAGTGATTATTTTTGCCCTGTTCCCCAGATATCAGCATAAGCTATTACAATCTCCTATGTATGGAAAAATAATTCAACCTCTGCGAAAAAATTTGCAGAAGGTTTTAAAGAGTAAAAACCCGTTCACTTATTTTGTTATAGGCATGTTGAACGGTCTTTTACCCTGTGGTCTGGTGTATATGGTTTTATCAGTAAGCGTAGCTACGGGTACAATACAGGGCGGAGCTTTAGTGATGTTGGGCTTTGGCCTGGGAACCTGGCCCATGATGTTCGGTATCACCAGACTACTTTCTTTTATTAAAAGTCAGAAAGCATTTTCTATTCAATATGTAATTCCCTCATTGGCACTCATCATGGGGGCGTTACTTATTCTAAGAGGCCTTTCTCTTAACATTCCTTATGTTAGCCCTGTAGTTTCTACCCTGGGGTTAGATTGGGGCATTCCAGGGTGTAGCATGCCATAG
- a CDS encoding helix-turn-helix domain-containing protein produces MKTIRFTKTACSVDFLLNVLSGKELVENYAERDAYCSDSFEVLFFNKAAGSLLVNNKEYQVTDNTLVFLSPFQKRQWKLEPDSSDFTLLIFQEEFLNEFFSDKLFTYRLLYFYQLEHPCMLGVDVRRIINYQELVSEIKSELVNVRPDSQHIIRSLIYYLLQKINRRYALEYGLAIDAPGDDYAFQFKKLMEQHIYKKQRLADYTDLMGISRITLNTSVKARFNVTASHLLKQRLFFEIQNLLLYSDKSVSQIAQELNFSEPNHLMRFFKKQSGMTTSEFLQSYQNGIEA; encoded by the coding sequence TTGAAAACCATCAGATTTACAAAAACGGCTTGTAGTGTTGATTTTCTGCTTAACGTACTGAGTGGAAAGGAGCTGGTTGAGAATTATGCAGAAAGGGATGCTTATTGCTCTGATTCTTTTGAGGTGTTGTTTTTCAATAAGGCGGCAGGCTCATTATTGGTTAATAATAAAGAATATCAGGTTACAGATAATACGCTTGTATTTCTTTCACCTTTTCAAAAAAGACAATGGAAATTGGAGCCTGATTCATCAGATTTCACCTTGCTAATCTTTCAGGAAGAGTTTTTAAATGAGTTCTTCTCAGATAAGTTATTTACTTACAGGTTATTATATTTCTATCAGCTGGAGCACCCTTGTATGCTTGGCGTAGATGTCAGAAGGATTATTAATTATCAGGAGCTGGTATCAGAGATTAAATCCGAATTGGTGAACGTTCGTCCGGATAGTCAGCATATTATCAGATCGCTGATTTATTACCTTCTTCAGAAAATCAATAGGAGGTATGCGCTTGAATATGGGCTGGCCATTGATGCTCCAGGTGATGATTATGCCTTCCAATTTAAAAAATTAATGGAGCAGCATATCTATAAAAAGCAGCGGCTTGCTGATTATACGGACCTCATGGGCATAAGCCGAATAACGCTTAATACATCAGTAAAAGCCAGGTTTAATGTCACAGCTTCTCATTTGCTAAAGCAGCGATTGTTTTTTGAAATCCAGAATTTACTTCTTTATTCTGATAAGTCTGTATCACAAATAGCACAGGAGCTAAATTTTTCTGAACCCAATCATCTTATGCGGTTTTTCAAAAAGCAATCAGGTATGACTACCAGTGAGTTTCTGCAAAGTTATCAAAATGGTATAGAGGCATAA
- a CDS encoding MBL fold metallo-hydrolase: protein MSNHIKIQLVRNATLFIHYAGQRFLIDPMMADKGAYSGFPGTERAELRNPLVSLPSPVENWLDPDVVLLTHLHPDHWDVVASQRLAKGLPIYTQNKEDALKIKEEDFKDVSVLENENQLAEVQLFKTACQHGSDELFGVPELAARMGEVSGYVLKKANEKSIYVVGDTIWIDEVADVLKSHQPDIVIMNTGNAQVNGFGNIIMGKEDVLKVHRLVPHAIIIAIHMEAINHCILSRKELKTFVAQNDLTEYVMIPDDGEVLEF, encoded by the coding sequence ATGTCCAATCATATAAAGATACAATTGGTAAGAAATGCCACGTTATTTATTCACTATGCTGGCCAGCGATTTTTAATAGATCCTATGATGGCAGATAAAGGGGCTTATTCAGGTTTCCCGGGAACAGAGCGTGCTGAGCTTAGGAATCCTCTAGTGTCATTACCATCACCGGTAGAAAATTGGCTTGATCCTGATGTAGTACTACTCACTCATTTGCATCCTGATCATTGGGATGTGGTAGCGTCACAGCGCTTGGCTAAGGGTTTGCCCATTTATACCCAAAATAAAGAAGATGCCCTAAAAATAAAAGAGGAAGATTTTAAGGATGTGAGTGTTTTAGAAAATGAAAATCAATTAGCGGAGGTGCAGTTGTTTAAGACGGCATGTCAGCATGGCTCTGATGAACTATTTGGAGTGCCAGAGCTGGCTGCGAGAATGGGAGAGGTGTCAGGTTATGTTTTAAAAAAGGCCAATGAAAAATCTATTTATGTAGTAGGAGATACCATTTGGATTGACGAGGTAGCAGACGTATTAAAAAGTCATCAGCCAGATATAGTGATTATGAATACCGGCAATGCACAGGTGAATGGTTTTGGTAATATTATCATGGGGAAAGAGGATGTGCTAAAAGTCCATAGGTTAGTGCCTCATGCTATTATTATAGCCATTCATATGGAAGCCATCAATCATTGTATATTGAGTAGAAAGGAGCTGAAGACATTTGTAGCTCAAAACGATCTTACAGAATATGTAATGATTCCTGATGATGGTGAGGTATTGGAGTTTTAA
- a CDS encoding helix-turn-helix domain-containing protein, translating to MSIQVDIFDHLKSTRNDSLLVTELCDLLAVSTDSVYRRLRGDTDLNLDELSKICNHFNISIDSFICKNSTKVHFQPVWHNDLEFNYVEYLRNLKSEMGALSDTPDCRLFYSSKDLPLFYNLLIPELSAFKGFFWEKSVAQLPQLRNSKFSVENINEEIISLAEDILSSYNTINTSELWNDGVLTSTLNQIQFYNDSGFFSDENDFLVLLEKLQSLIDHCEEQADTGSKFTFGNEPDTSTKNYYLYHSDILIGDNTVILDLNTQLSVYKAHNIIDNMVTQHENFCKRTLQMHENFLSTATLISSTNQRERIRFFNRLRDKVEAVSKFTV from the coding sequence ATGAGTATACAGGTGGATATCTTTGATCACCTTAAATCAACCAGAAATGATTCTTTATTAGTAACAGAATTATGTGATTTATTGGCCGTTAGCACAGATAGCGTTTACAGAAGGTTACGAGGCGATACTGACCTCAACCTTGATGAGCTATCTAAAATTTGCAATCATTTTAACATTTCCATTGATTCTTTTATTTGTAAAAACTCTACTAAAGTCCATTTTCAACCGGTTTGGCACAATGACCTGGAGTTTAATTATGTAGAATATCTCCGTAATTTAAAATCTGAAATGGGTGCTTTGTCAGACACACCTGATTGCAGATTATTTTATTCTTCTAAAGATTTACCCTTGTTTTACAACCTATTAATACCGGAGCTTTCTGCTTTTAAAGGCTTTTTCTGGGAAAAATCAGTAGCCCAACTTCCTCAATTAAGAAATAGTAAGTTTAGTGTTGAAAATATTAACGAAGAAATCATAAGCCTGGCGGAAGACATTCTTAGTTCTTACAATACTATTAACACTTCAGAATTATGGAATGACGGTGTGCTTACCAGTACACTTAATCAAATCCAGTTTTATAATGATTCGGGATTTTTCTCTGATGAAAATGATTTTTTAGTATTACTGGAAAAACTACAATCACTAATTGACCACTGTGAAGAACAGGCTGACACTGGCAGTAAGTTTACATTTGGAAATGAACCTGATACCAGCACAAAAAACTACTACCTATATCACAGTGACATCTTAATTGGCGATAACACGGTTATATTGGACCTAAACACCCAGCTTTCAGTATATAAGGCACACAACATAATAGACAACATGGTCACTCAGCATGAAAATTTCTGTAAAAGAACCCTTCAGATGCATGAAAATTTTCTATCTACCGCCACACTCATTAGTAGCACCAATCAAAGAGAACGCATAAGGTTCTTTAACAGGCTTAGAGATAAAGTAGAAGCTGTAAGCAAGTTCACAGTGTAA
- a CDS encoding S8 family peptidase — protein MNLSTKIQSLLILVGALSLWSCEDSMIAEPDQAQVIDQVSGMTFPNIVVEANNRKALTIGEINSIIPALATEESPWRNVSNHTLWSAVKAGKGVVTIGVKSVDNWANLAAESGWDQLTYAKEYTKAYLNYINENESSISFESYDGFPVIWAEITDYDMLAKLRQLPTVRYIEPDGFDLEANEMINARQASSGSGCADDENYANQSDRYTIPPGTNYKVSWHLYTHNIPAAWDYAEGEDIMIGVVDTGVGEDQAQLRGNFGSGRTVKLSRTTEALLKKNRHPYDDCGHGTSMSGQMTAPRNSIGAMVGIAPRADLHSVKIANGVIIETTKERKAFVKAVKKLADDPAVKVINISVGRLNGRDDMKDALDYADSKGKLVVCAAGSVLGLKIFPASYSKTIAATGVVYDPQDDPQGIDLEVINSDGVHNAKGDHVDFAVYLKRKSDGDYALGLNRTNYKSKKALGSSAASATVSGIAALIWSANPSLTKAQVVNIMRNAASYKRYTGAPSSNYGYGIIDAELAVIAAASY, from the coding sequence ATGAACTTATCTACCAAAATTCAATCGCTCCTTATTTTAGTTGGGGCGCTTTCTTTATGGAGTTGTGAAGATTCCATGATAGCAGAACCTGATCAAGCTCAGGTAATAGATCAGGTTTCAGGTATGACCTTTCCAAATATTGTGGTGGAGGCCAATAATCGAAAAGCCCTAACCATTGGGGAGATCAACAGTATAATACCTGCTTTGGCTACCGAAGAATCTCCCTGGAGAAACGTTAGCAATCACACTTTGTGGAGCGCGGTGAAAGCTGGTAAGGGTGTGGTGACTATAGGAGTAAAGTCAGTTGACAATTGGGCAAATTTGGCCGCAGAGTCTGGTTGGGATCAGTTGACCTATGCCAAGGAGTATACCAAGGCCTACCTGAATTATATTAATGAAAATGAATCATCAATCTCATTTGAATCATACGATGGCTTTCCCGTAATATGGGCTGAAATTACTGATTATGATATGCTGGCCAAACTCAGACAGCTACCTACAGTTCGGTACATAGAGCCTGATGGCTTTGATCTGGAAGCTAATGAAATGATCAATGCCCGTCAGGCTAGCAGTGGAAGTGGCTGTGCTGATGATGAGAATTATGCTAACCAGTCCGACCGTTATACCATACCTCCTGGTACTAATTATAAGGTTTCATGGCATCTATATACCCATAATATTCCTGCAGCATGGGATTACGCGGAAGGTGAAGATATCATGATTGGAGTGGTGGATACAGGCGTGGGAGAAGATCAGGCTCAACTTAGAGGCAACTTTGGTAGTGGCAGAACAGTGAAGCTTTCTCGCACTACAGAGGCTTTGCTAAAGAAAAACCGACATCCGTACGATGATTGTGGACATGGCACTTCTATGTCAGGCCAAATGACCGCGCCAAGAAACAGTATAGGTGCCATGGTAGGGATAGCTCCCAGAGCCGATTTGCATAGTGTGAAAATTGCCAATGGCGTAATAATAGAAACCACTAAAGAGCGCAAGGCTTTTGTAAAGGCAGTTAAAAAACTGGCCGATGATCCTGCTGTGAAAGTAATTAATATCTCTGTAGGCCGACTGAACGGTAGAGATGATATGAAAGATGCCCTGGACTATGCAGATAGCAAAGGAAAGTTGGTAGTATGTGCCGCTGGTAGTGTTTTAGGTCTTAAAATTTTCCCAGCTAGCTATAGCAAAACCATTGCCGCTACCGGAGTGGTATATGACCCTCAAGACGATCCTCAGGGTATAGACCTTGAAGTAATTAATTCTGATGGAGTACACAATGCCAAAGGCGACCATGTGGACTTTGCGGTCTATCTAAAAAGAAAATCTGATGGAGATTATGCGCTAGGTTTAAACAGAACCAATTATAAGTCTAAAAAGGCCTTAGGCTCATCTGCAGCTTCTGCTACAGTTTCTGGCATAGCAGCCCTTATTTGGTCAGCAAACCCAAGCCTAACTAAAGCGCAGGTAGTAAATATTATGAGAAATGCGGCCAGCTACAAAAGATACACTGGTGCACCAAGCAGTAATTACGGCTATGGAATCATTGATGCTGAGCTGGCGGTAATAGCCGCTGCCAGCTATTAA
- a CDS encoding LytR/AlgR family response regulator transcription factor gives MKIVIIEDERLTAEDLASTIVKIDSSLEISAKILSVKDGIEYFQHNEEPDLIFSDIQLGDGLSFDIFKKCQINAPVIFCTAYNEYALEAFRANGIDYLLKPFTVASVSAALDKFSRLTEVSPAKNIDTHSILELFQNQQGIQLPASILVHYQDKIIPVKTKDIAVFYLHEGAVCLVTFQKKSYTTRKSLEELENTLGPEFFRANRQSIIHRESIIDVSNHLGRRLWVNVKVPVKESITISKEKTPLFLKWLSGG, from the coding sequence ATGAAGATAGTAATCATAGAAGATGAGAGATTAACAGCTGAGGATCTGGCGAGTACTATTGTTAAAATTGATAGCTCACTGGAAATATCTGCCAAAATTTTATCTGTAAAAGATGGTATCGAATACTTTCAGCATAATGAAGAGCCTGATTTAATTTTTAGTGATATACAACTGGGTGATGGGCTGAGTTTTGATATATTTAAAAAATGCCAAATCAACGCTCCGGTCATTTTCTGCACTGCTTATAATGAATATGCTCTGGAAGCTTTCAGAGCTAATGGCATAGATTACCTGCTCAAGCCCTTCACAGTGGCTTCGGTCTCAGCTGCACTAGACAAGTTTTCCAGACTTACAGAGGTGAGTCCTGCTAAAAATATTGACACACATTCTATCTTAGAGTTATTTCAAAACCAACAAGGTATACAGTTACCCGCATCCATTTTAGTGCATTACCAGGACAAAATCATACCTGTCAAAACCAAAGATATAGCGGTTTTTTATTTACATGAGGGAGCCGTTTGCCTGGTCACCTTTCAAAAAAAGAGCTACACTACCAGAAAGAGCCTGGAGGAATTGGAAAACACCTTAGGCCCAGAGTTTTTCAGAGCTAACCGGCAGTCTATCATTCATAGGGAGAGCATAATAGATGTATCTAATCACCTGGGAAGGAGGTTATGGGTAAATGTAAAAGTACCTGTAAAAGAGAGCATTACCATTAGCAAAGAAAAGACACCACTCTTTCTGAAGTGGTTAAGTGGAGGTTAA